The following are encoded together in the Peromyscus leucopus breed LL Stock chromosome 1, UCI_PerLeu_2.1, whole genome shotgun sequence genome:
- the Golga7b gene encoding golgin subfamily A member 7B yields MATEVHNLQELRRSASLATKVFIQRDYSDGTICQFQTKFPPELDSRIERQLFEETVKTLNGFYAEAEKIGGSSYLEGCLACATAYFIFLCMETHYEKVLKKISRYIQEQNEKVFAPRGLLLTDPVERGMRVIEISIYEDRCSSGSSSSGSSSGSGSSSAGGGGAGAR; encoded by the exons GTTCACAATCTTCAGGAGCTTCGGCGAAGCGCATCACTGGCCACTAAGGTCTTTATCCAGAGAGACTACAGTGATGGCACCATCTGTCAGTTCCAGACCAAATTCCCCCCAGAGCTGGATAGCCGG ATTGAGCGGCAGCTCTTTGAAGAGACCGTGAAGACCCTCAATGGTTTTTACGCGGAGGCTGAGAAGATCGGGGGCAGCTCTTACCTGGAGGGCTGCCTGGCCTGTGCCACAGCCTACTTTATCTTCCTCTGCATGGAGACCCACTATGAGAAG GTTCTCAAGAAGATTTCCCGATACATCCAGGAGCAGAACGAGAAGGTCTTTGCTCCTCGAGGGCTCCTGCTCACGGATCCTGTGGAACGTGGGATGAGGGTT ATCGAGATCTCCATCTACGAGGACCGGTGCAGCAGCGGCAGTTcgagcagcggcagcagcagcggcagcggcagcagcagcgctggcgggggtggggcgggggcccGGTGA